A region from the Sutcliffiella horikoshii genome encodes:
- a CDS encoding TIGR01777 family oxidoreductase codes for MKIAIAGGTGLVGQALTDHLIDKGHSIFILTRNTSNKKEKANVTYVEWLKESSSPETSLDGMYAFVNLAGESINSGRWTEEQKKKIIESRISSTKEINRIIGVLQNKPEVLVNASAIGFYGTSDTQTFTEEDTTPGSDFLASTVYAWEKEAEHAKAEGIRTVFTRFGIVLDKDEGALPRMMLPYKMFVGGKIGSGEQWMSWVHIKDVVGAIAFSMENKDLEGPVNVVAPHPKQMKDFGKTLGKVMGRPHWFPTPGFALKAALGEMSVLVLEGQKVLPTKLEQKGYNFLFSHLDDALSDILQSK; via the coding sequence ATGAAGATTGCCATTGCAGGCGGTACGGGGCTTGTTGGTCAAGCACTGACAGACCATTTAATTGATAAAGGACACTCTATCTTTATTTTAACGCGAAACACCTCGAATAAAAAGGAAAAAGCAAATGTCACCTATGTAGAGTGGCTAAAAGAATCTTCCTCCCCGGAAACAAGTTTGGACGGAATGTATGCTTTTGTAAACCTAGCCGGCGAATCCATCAACAGTGGTCGCTGGACGGAGGAACAGAAGAAGAAAATAATTGAGAGTCGTATTTCTTCCACAAAAGAAATCAATAGGATCATCGGTGTTTTACAAAATAAACCGGAAGTGCTGGTGAATGCCAGTGCAATTGGCTTTTACGGGACTTCAGACACTCAAACTTTTACAGAAGAAGACACTACTCCTGGATCTGATTTTCTTGCTTCGACTGTGTACGCCTGGGAAAAAGAAGCGGAGCATGCGAAGGCTGAAGGTATCCGCACTGTTTTTACCCGTTTTGGCATTGTTTTGGATAAAGACGAAGGCGCACTTCCAAGGATGATGCTTCCTTACAAAATGTTTGTTGGCGGGAAAATCGGCTCTGGTGAACAATGGATGTCATGGGTGCATATCAAGGATGTAGTAGGAGCTATAGCTTTTAGCATGGAAAATAAAGATTTAGAAGGGCCTGTGAATGTAGTGGCCCCGCACCCCAAACAAATGAAAGACTTCGGTAAAACACTAGGAAAGGTGATGGGACGACCACACTGGTTTCCAACACCTGGTTTTGCTTTGAAGGCGGCTCTTGGAGAAATGAGTGTGCTCGTACTTGAGGGCCAAAAGGTGTTGCCAACAAAATTAGAGCAAAAAGGCTATAATTTCTTATTTTCCCATCTTGATGACGCTCTGTCCGACATATTACAATCAAAGTAA
- the recX gene encoding recombination regulator RecX encodes MGKITKISVQQKNKERFNIFLDEEYAFAVYEGTLLKFQLVKGKELDELDVEEILYSDQSNKAYNAAVHYLSFRMRTEKEIEDYLKEKEYEPFITKEIVVRLKEQGYLNDREFTNAYVRTQVNTTLKGRGVIQKELLEKGVNKDIIGEVLESEYRQETELEHAVKLVLKYAPKYKKDSFKIMIQKVEQALVRKGYAFSVIQIAVEEAELEEDTSEEWEAIAKQAEKYHRKYAKLEGYEYKMKMKGALYRKGFGIDLIDRWLEENEGNEI; translated from the coding sequence ATGGGTAAAATAACAAAAATATCGGTACAGCAAAAAAACAAGGAAAGATTCAATATTTTCTTGGATGAGGAGTATGCGTTTGCTGTGTACGAAGGGACGCTATTGAAATTCCAGCTAGTAAAAGGCAAGGAACTGGACGAGCTGGATGTAGAAGAAATCCTCTACAGCGATCAAAGCAATAAAGCCTATAATGCCGCTGTTCACTATCTCTCGTTTAGGATGAGAACAGAAAAAGAAATAGAAGACTATTTAAAAGAAAAAGAATATGAACCGTTCATTACTAAAGAAATTGTCGTAAGACTGAAGGAGCAGGGTTATTTGAATGACAGGGAATTCACAAACGCGTATGTAAGGACTCAAGTGAACACCACCTTGAAAGGGCGAGGCGTCATTCAGAAGGAATTGCTTGAAAAAGGTGTGAACAAAGATATTATTGGGGAAGTACTTGAATCGGAATACCGTCAGGAAACAGAGCTTGAGCATGCGGTAAAACTTGTTTTGAAGTATGCACCCAAATATAAAAAAGACTCCTTTAAAATCATGATTCAAAAAGTGGAGCAAGCATTAGTGAGGAAAGGGTACGCTTTTTCCGTTATCCAAATTGCAGTGGAAGAGGCGGAACTTGAGGAAGATACATCAGAAGAGTGGGAAGCAATTGCCAAACAGGCAGAAAAATACCACCGAAAGTACGCAAAGCTTGAGGGGTACGAATATAAGATGAAAATGAAGGGCGCCTTATATAGAAAAGGATTCGGGATAGATTTAATTGATCGGTGGTTGGAGGAGAATGAAGGGAACGAAATTTAA
- a CDS encoding SDR family NAD(P)-dependent oxidoreductase has protein sequence MQTILITGAGTGLGKELALSYAKKGHTIILTGRRLEPLEAVKEQIQSMGAKAFAYQMDISDVEDVKKAVSKITSEHTVHYLLNNAGAGCFGPLTELGFDEIETAIQTNVLGTIFLTKELLPHLLKREDAKIMNIISTAGQKGKVNESVYVASKFAVRGFTESLQKELEGKVHVIAIYMGGMDTPFWDETNHIKDKSRLKSPREVAEMIVAQEDKLEIQI, from the coding sequence ATGCAAACAATACTGATTACTGGTGCAGGTACAGGCCTCGGCAAAGAATTGGCACTATCATACGCGAAAAAAGGTCACACCATTATTTTGACAGGCAGAAGATTAGAACCTTTAGAAGCTGTTAAAGAACAAATTCAATCTATGGGAGCAAAGGCTTTCGCCTACCAAATGGATATAAGCGATGTTGAAGATGTTAAGAAAGCTGTAAGCAAAATCACTTCAGAGCATACTGTTCATTATTTATTGAACAATGCAGGTGCAGGCTGCTTTGGTCCACTAACAGAGTTAGGTTTTGATGAGATTGAAACAGCAATTCAGACGAACGTACTTGGGACGATTTTTTTAACGAAGGAACTACTTCCTCATTTATTGAAGAGAGAAGATGCAAAAATTATGAACATCATCTCCACTGCCGGCCAAAAAGGAAAAGTGAATGAAAGTGTCTATGTCGCAAGCAAATTTGCAGTCCGCGGTTTTACGGAAAGCCTTCAAAAGGAACTAGAAGGAAAGGTGCATGTCATCGCAATCTATATGGGCGGAATGGACACGCCATTTTGGGATGAGACAAATCATATTAAGGACAAGTCTAGGTTGAAATCCCCCAGAGAAGTGGCGGAGATGATTGTTGCTCAGGAAGACAAGTTGGAGATACAGATATGA
- a CDS encoding YfhH family protein, with the protein MEQEKRYSQMTPHELHQEIATLKEKGRKAEQLGIVNEFAVLERKITMAKAYMLDPDDFKSGDVYEIEGDPGVHFKITYMNGVFAWGHRMHGGTTSKEEEGLPISMLMNEKSKEA; encoded by the coding sequence GTGGAACAGGAAAAGCGCTACAGCCAAATGACACCACATGAATTGCATCAGGAAATCGCGACACTAAAAGAAAAGGGGCGAAAGGCGGAACAACTTGGAATTGTAAATGAATTTGCCGTGTTGGAACGAAAGATTACGATGGCTAAAGCTTATATGCTAGATCCAGATGACTTTAAATCAGGAGATGTATATGAAATAGAAGGCGACCCTGGTGTTCATTTTAAAATTACATATATGAACGGGGTTTTTGCATGGGGACATAGAATGCACGGCGGTACCACCAGCAAGGAAGAAGAAGGGCTGCCAATCTCCATGCTTATGAACGAAAAAAGCAAAGAAGCGTAA
- a CDS encoding YpzG family protein — translation MAKQNHKPSRSNPFTLNDHPFPQPNAHSKHSFRQVNGETQQAQNIQILEVQTRKRS, via the coding sequence ATGGCAAAACAAAATCACAAGCCATCACGCAGTAATCCTTTTACGTTAAATGACCATCCGTTTCCGCAGCCTAATGCACATTCCAAGCACTCGTTCCGTCAAGTAAACGGTGAAACGCAACAAGCTCAGAATATCCAGATCTTAGAAGTACAGACAAGAAAAAGATCTTAA
- a CDS encoding small, acid-soluble spore protein K, producing the protein MRNKARNFPNPNDNKFEGEGRAKSEYASKRANGTINTHPQERMRASGAREEDTF; encoded by the coding sequence ATGAGGAACAAAGCGAGAAACTTTCCAAACCCTAACGACAATAAGTTTGAAGGGGAAGGTCGTGCAAAGTCTGAATATGCTTCAAAGCGTGCTAATGGAACGATTAATACGCATCCACAGGAGCGCATGCGTGCTTCTGGTGCCAGAGAAGAAGATACATTCTAA
- a CDS encoding YfhJ family protein: MEQYFERLAERLMEKNSALTYDKARTWVELLWEDFESSYAKAGYEYKGKDMTERMVMQIIDRHGDSLHEFFSNNPKYKHLLNADDHLTH; the protein is encoded by the coding sequence ATGGAGCAATATTTTGAACGATTGGCAGAACGTCTGATGGAAAAGAATTCTGCATTAACATATGATAAAGCGAGAACCTGGGTGGAGCTTTTATGGGAAGATTTTGAGAGCTCCTATGCAAAGGCAGGATATGAGTATAAGGGAAAGGACATGACAGAGAGAATGGTCATGCAAATCATTGACCGTCATGGAGATAGCCTTCATGAATTCTTTTCAAATAATCCAAAATACAAGCATCTCTTGAATGCGGATGATCATTTGACACATTAA
- a CDS encoding metal-dependent hydrolase produces MDTGTHVVMGIAIGSMATIDPFVASSPETATAIMIGAIIGSQAPDTDTILKFRNNATYIRNHRGITHSIPAVCLWPLLIAPAIYLFIPEANFLYLWIWTFIAVILHVFVDIFNAYGTQALRPFTKRWVALGIINTFDPVIFGFHIAGLVLWGAGFHPGYTFLAIYGILIAYYVLRYRMQQKVLQQVREIIPSVKQTLISPTLYWNQWHLAITTTDNFYVARAVKYQIFIHDTFEKVPLPENAIIEAAKFDDNVSAFLSFSPVYRWEMEEYDDHYEVRFIDLRYRSKDYYPFVAIVQLDHDLNIISSYTGWIFSEEKLRTKLEIIPNID; encoded by the coding sequence TTGGATACTGGAACACATGTTGTAATGGGTATTGCAATCGGATCCATGGCTACCATAGATCCGTTTGTGGCAAGCAGCCCTGAAACAGCAACAGCTATCATGATTGGAGCAATAATTGGTTCACAGGCTCCTGACACGGATACCATTTTAAAATTCAGAAATAATGCGACATATATAAGAAATCACCGTGGAATCACGCATTCCATTCCAGCAGTGTGCCTCTGGCCGCTTCTTATTGCACCGGCCATTTATTTGTTCATTCCAGAAGCTAATTTTCTTTACTTATGGATTTGGACATTTATAGCGGTAATCCTTCATGTTTTTGTCGACATTTTCAACGCTTATGGGACACAGGCGCTCCGTCCTTTTACAAAAAGATGGGTCGCCCTCGGGATTATTAATACCTTTGATCCCGTCATATTTGGATTTCATATCGCCGGACTTGTCCTTTGGGGAGCTGGATTTCACCCTGGCTACACATTCTTGGCGATCTACGGCATATTGATTGCCTATTATGTGTTGCGATATCGAATGCAGCAAAAAGTGTTGCAACAAGTGAGGGAAATCATTCCAAGTGTGAAGCAAACCTTGATTTCACCGACACTTTATTGGAATCAATGGCATCTCGCGATTACAACTACAGACAATTTTTATGTAGCAAGAGCGGTTAAGTATCAGATTTTCATTCATGATACATTTGAAAAAGTACCGCTTCCGGAAAACGCCATTATCGAAGCTGCAAAATTCGACGACAATGTTTCCGCATTTCTTTCCTTCTCACCTGTATATAGATGGGAAATGGAAGAATACGATGATCATTATGAGGTTAGGTTCATCGATCTCAGGTACCGTAGCAAAGATTATTATCCTTTTGTGGCCATTGTACAGCTTGATCATGATTTGAATATCATTAGCTCCTACACAGGATGGATTTTTAGCGAGGAAAAGTTGCGAACGAAATTAGAAATCATCCCTAATATAGACTAA
- the mutY gene encoding A/G-specific adenine glycosylase, with protein MKKESTHHERLDDFDIYGFQDDLITWFEREQRDLPWRKDQDPYKVWVSEIMLQQTKVDTVIPYFNSFIKQFPNIQSLAEAEEDRVLKAWEGLGYYSRARNLQSAVREVHESYGGIVPNTPKEISTLKGVGPYTTGAILSIAYGVPEPAVDGNVMRVLSRILLIQDDIAKPKTRKVFEEVIRDLISKENPSFFNQGLMELGAMVCTPTSPSCLLCPVREHCRAFAEGVERELPVKTKKKSTKQVALVAGIFKDKDGRFLIHKRPSEGLLANLWEFPNFVKVDELGTAKQQLQQLMKTEYGLNVAPSEYVCDIKHVFSHLVWDVNVYVGSWDGELLEGSDLVAVTAEEMKELAFPVSHQNMWKEYLKTE; from the coding sequence TTGAAAAAAGAAAGTACCCATCACGAACGACTAGATGACTTTGATATATATGGTTTTCAAGATGATTTAATTACTTGGTTTGAACGGGAGCAACGAGATCTTCCATGGCGTAAGGATCAGGACCCTTATAAAGTATGGGTGTCAGAAATCATGCTCCAGCAGACGAAAGTGGACACAGTTATCCCTTATTTTAATTCCTTTATAAAACAATTCCCAAACATCCAAAGCTTGGCTGAAGCAGAAGAAGACAGGGTATTAAAGGCTTGGGAAGGACTTGGCTACTATTCTCGTGCCCGAAATTTGCAAAGTGCCGTAAGAGAGGTTCATGAAAGCTATGGAGGCATTGTCCCGAATACACCTAAGGAGATCTCCACTTTAAAAGGAGTGGGACCATACACAACAGGAGCTATTCTTAGTATCGCTTATGGTGTCCCAGAACCTGCCGTCGATGGAAATGTCATGCGCGTATTATCTCGGATACTTTTGATTCAAGATGATATTGCCAAGCCAAAGACTCGGAAGGTTTTTGAAGAGGTCATTCGGGATCTTATTTCAAAAGAGAACCCGTCCTTTTTTAATCAAGGTTTGATGGAACTCGGTGCAATGGTCTGCACACCAACCTCACCATCCTGTTTGTTGTGTCCGGTCCGCGAACATTGCCGTGCATTTGCAGAAGGAGTTGAACGAGAACTTCCTGTTAAAACAAAAAAGAAGTCAACGAAGCAGGTAGCGCTAGTTGCAGGAATCTTTAAAGATAAAGATGGCCGGTTTTTGATTCATAAGAGACCAAGTGAAGGTTTATTGGCAAACCTTTGGGAGTTCCCTAATTTTGTGAAGGTAGATGAGCTTGGAACGGCGAAGCAGCAGTTACAGCAATTGATGAAAACGGAATATGGTTTGAACGTGGCACCAAGCGAATATGTATGCGATATTAAGCATGTTTTTTCTCACTTAGTATGGGATGTGAATGTGTATGTTGGAAGCTGGGACGGAGAACTTCTAGAGGGAAGTGATCTTGTTGCGGTTACGGCAGAGGAAATGAAGGAGCTTGCCTTTCCTGTATCGCATCAAAACATGTGGAAAGAATACCTTAAAACAGAGTGA